The Salinibacterium sp. M195 genome includes a window with the following:
- a CDS encoding GntR family transcriptional regulator, which produces MTDANEIYEQFRGMIVSGQVGSGERLPTVRQVANDLGVANGTAAKAYKMLEADGLVYSRTGAGTRVSEGASVLPGAIVSRVRELVFEAKGQEIREEDVVTAIRRAWSS; this is translated from the coding sequence GTGACTGACGCCAACGAGATCTACGAGCAATTCCGCGGGATGATCGTGTCGGGTCAGGTCGGCAGCGGCGAACGGCTCCCTACGGTAAGACAGGTAGCGAACGACCTCGGGGTGGCCAACGGAACTGCTGCTAAGGCCTACAAGATGCTTGAAGCCGATGGACTCGTCTATTCGCGCACGGGCGCGGGCACCCGGGTATCGGAGGGCGCATCCGTGTTGCCTGGCGCGATCGTGTCACGAGTCCGTGAGCTGGTCTTCGAGGCGAAAGGGCAAGAGATTCGCGAAGAAGATGTCGTCACGGCGATCCGGCGAGCGTGGAGTTCCTGA
- a CDS encoding transcriptional regulator: MKHPRHQLNDAFATPVRLSLMAALGPRNEIDFATLKALLEVEDSALSKAISYLADAGYAKVLKGTVGNRPRTWVTSTASGYRAYQQHLLALRAITEHA, encoded by the coding sequence ATGAAGCATCCCCGTCATCAATTGAATGATGCGTTCGCGACTCCGGTGAGGCTGTCGCTCATGGCCGCGCTGGGTCCCAGAAATGAGATCGACTTTGCCACGCTGAAAGCGTTGCTCGAAGTCGAAGACTCAGCTCTCAGCAAAGCGATCAGCTATCTTGCGGATGCCGGCTACGCAAAAGTTCTCAAGGGAACGGTCGGCAATCGTCCGCGCACGTGGGTGACCTCGACGGCATCCGGCTATCGCGCGTATCAGCAGCATCTGCTGGCGTTGCGAGCGATCACAGAGCACGCCTAA
- a CDS encoding DUF3105 domain-containing protein, whose protein sequence is MSPRDSQVSPNTPSGKDLTVKQQRDARRATKVAAMKKKQATEKRHRMIGIVISSVAAVGVLALVIVMVVTNGTPRTSPEAIEIDGVQNYPNLVATHVADAVDYEQSPPVGGEHSSAWLNCGVYTEPVQNENAVHALEHGAVWVTYNPEQVSGADLESLQDAVPSTYSVVSPVADLQSPVIISAWANQVELDGVDDPRLQDFVDKFWQGGEAPELGASCSGGIDGPGRIA, encoded by the coding sequence ATGTCACCTCGCGACTCTCAAGTCTCCCCAAACACGCCCTCGGGCAAAGACCTCACTGTTAAGCAGCAGCGCGATGCGCGCCGGGCCACAAAAGTCGCCGCAATGAAAAAGAAGCAGGCTACAGAGAAGCGCCACCGGATGATCGGGATCGTCATCAGCAGCGTTGCCGCAGTCGGAGTGCTCGCGCTCGTCATTGTGATGGTCGTGACAAACGGAACTCCGCGAACGAGTCCCGAGGCTATCGAGATCGACGGCGTGCAGAATTACCCGAATCTGGTCGCCACTCATGTCGCGGACGCAGTCGATTACGAGCAGAGCCCCCCTGTAGGTGGTGAGCACTCTTCGGCCTGGCTGAACTGCGGTGTCTATACCGAACCTGTTCAGAACGAAAACGCCGTGCACGCTCTCGAGCATGGCGCCGTGTGGGTCACTTACAACCCGGAGCAAGTCTCGGGAGCTGACCTCGAATCGCTGCAGGATGCTGTCCCGTCAACATATTCGGTAGTCTCCCCGGTTGCAGACCTTCAGTCCCCCGTCATTATCTCTGCGTGGGCAAACCAAGTTGAACTCGACGGGGTAGACGATCCGCGACTGCAGGACTTCGTTGACAAATTCTGGCAGGGTGGCGAAGCACCAGAACTCGGGGCTTCATGCTCCGGCGGTATCGACGGTCCCGGCCGCATCGCATGA
- a CDS encoding DUF305 domain-containing protein codes for MTDADGGVSPARPWLRVGAMTVAALLLVGFGLLAGQKLLPAESSDPLTTSAEAGFARDMQTHHLQAVDMSMIILEKSDNQAIRTLAYDIATAQGQQAGQMFAWLTMWNLPQASQEPAMTWMMDADDHDSHGTSDSDSITAMTMPGLATYDQMEAFRASTTDADSMFLELMIAHHAGGVDMAEGLLERSTNDVVTSLADRMVAVQVSEINYMNELLAAL; via the coding sequence ATGACCGATGCCGACGGCGGCGTTTCGCCAGCTCGCCCGTGGCTCCGCGTAGGCGCAATGACTGTCGCGGCGCTGCTGTTAGTTGGCTTTGGCCTGCTCGCTGGGCAGAAACTCTTGCCCGCTGAATCCTCGGATCCATTGACGACGAGCGCCGAAGCAGGGTTTGCGCGCGACATGCAGACACATCACCTTCAGGCGGTCGACATGTCAATGATCATTCTGGAAAAGAGCGACAACCAAGCTATACGCACCTTGGCGTACGACATCGCGACCGCGCAAGGTCAGCAAGCTGGTCAAATGTTTGCGTGGTTGACGATGTGGAACTTGCCTCAAGCGTCTCAAGAGCCTGCGATGACCTGGATGATGGATGCCGACGACCACGACTCGCACGGCACCTCGGATTCCGACTCCATCACCGCAATGACCATGCCTGGACTAGCGACCTACGACCAGATGGAGGCGTTCAGGGCGAGCACCACTGATGCTGACTCGATGTTTCTCGAGCTCATGATTGCGCACCACGCGGGTGGCGTCGACATGGCTGAGGGACTCCTCGAGCGGTCGACGAACGATGTTGTGACGTCGCTCGCCGATCGAATGGTCGCCGTGCAGGTAAGCGAAATTAACTACATGAACGAGCTTCTGGCAGCCCTCTAG
- a CDS encoding ABC transporter permease, with product MARASEIAGPRWGASALVRSEALKLWSLRAPRVVVLFMFLVPVVLAVIRVLPVPLFTDSAPARDAAPILFESIALGALPVAFFAAILGIISMSSEYTDDVLAGSLTAVPRRSLLLLAKAIPATALAGVITVVGSSAAAWIAAVTLESRGYLTAPWGDTVVVILSVAGGGALFTIVGISAAALVRTAVTAVLIVLGVVFLLPRLLMVVAGDVGLRVAGWLPAAALQALTTHPPAQAIALDGTVTSTLSPGEGLIALVIVAVILLGVSLLVFLRRRVHRVIASGGTRWAHPSRRHARRRLPGATFGGVLRSEALKALTMPAVRWLLALSWVVNVWLAYRWAAASTPEEHFPAPMVPGDLELVTFDQTYWSITAGLALSHFLIAGVGAVIMTSDFSTGNIRPALAAVPSRGRLILAKVVVAVGASLAVAITSLVVAAPLVTETLQRQGYTPSLFAPILFISIAKGCIALGLTAAIGSGLGILVRSAAGTLLTVASVFFVFPYLLAWLQEPTKGTPFVWFANISQLFPDPVEAAHSHAANEYYVVLDVENRLHFWPEHDMPMLVLWAVGTVLIGWLTFRRRGV from the coding sequence GTGGCCCGCGCATCAGAAATAGCGGGGCCTCGTTGGGGTGCGTCGGCTCTGGTGCGGTCTGAAGCTCTGAAGTTGTGGTCTCTACGAGCACCCCGTGTCGTTGTGCTCTTCATGTTTCTTGTGCCCGTCGTTTTGGCAGTGATCCGGGTTCTCCCGGTTCCGCTATTCACCGACTCCGCGCCAGCACGGGATGCCGCACCGATACTGTTCGAATCGATAGCTTTGGGTGCGCTTCCGGTGGCATTCTTTGCCGCAATTCTGGGGATCATTTCGATGAGCTCGGAATACACGGATGATGTCCTCGCCGGCTCTCTGACGGCGGTGCCTCGCCGTTCTCTCTTGCTGCTGGCTAAAGCGATCCCTGCCACGGCGCTTGCCGGCGTGATCACAGTGGTCGGATCGTCTGCGGCCGCCTGGATCGCAGCAGTGACGCTCGAATCACGAGGGTATTTGACGGCACCGTGGGGGGACACTGTCGTCGTCATTCTCAGTGTTGCTGGTGGCGGTGCATTGTTTACCATTGTGGGGATCTCGGCTGCTGCGCTGGTGCGCACAGCCGTTACGGCGGTACTGATTGTTCTTGGCGTTGTGTTCCTGCTGCCGAGATTGCTGATGGTTGTGGCCGGTGATGTTGGGCTGCGAGTGGCGGGGTGGCTTCCGGCCGCCGCGCTGCAGGCGTTGACGACCCACCCGCCAGCGCAAGCCATCGCGCTCGACGGAACTGTGACATCCACTCTTTCCCCGGGGGAAGGTCTGATCGCGCTCGTTATTGTGGCGGTTATCTTGCTTGGTGTCTCGCTCTTAGTGTTTTTGCGGCGACGCGTGCATCGGGTGATTGCTTCTGGGGGCACGCGATGGGCCCATCCATCCCGGCGGCACGCGCGAAGGCGCCTGCCCGGAGCGACTTTCGGCGGCGTACTTCGCTCAGAAGCGCTCAAGGCTTTGACGATGCCGGCAGTGCGCTGGCTGCTCGCACTCAGTTGGGTTGTCAATGTCTGGTTGGCGTACCGATGGGCGGCGGCATCCACACCAGAGGAACACTTTCCTGCTCCCATGGTGCCGGGAGATCTCGAGTTGGTCACGTTCGACCAGACGTACTGGTCCATAACAGCAGGGCTTGCGCTGAGCCACTTCCTGATCGCTGGCGTTGGTGCCGTGATCATGACGTCTGATTTTTCGACAGGGAACATTCGCCCGGCGTTGGCTGCGGTGCCGAGTCGAGGTCGCTTAATCCTGGCGAAGGTCGTGGTGGCGGTGGGAGCATCTCTCGCGGTGGCGATCACATCCTTGGTAGTCGCGGCGCCGCTCGTGACAGAAACTTTGCAACGACAGGGTTACACACCATCGCTCTTTGCCCCCATTCTGTTTATCTCCATCGCGAAAGGGTGCATCGCCCTCGGTCTCACCGCTGCCATCGGCAGTGGACTGGGGATCCTCGTGCGATCAGCGGCGGGAACGCTGCTTACCGTGGCATCGGTCTTCTTTGTTTTTCCCTACCTTTTGGCGTGGCTGCAAGAACCGACAAAAGGCACACCGTTCGTCTGGTTCGCCAACATCTCGCAGCTATTTCCCGATCCCGTCGAGGCCGCGCACAGTCATGCCGCGAACGAGTACTACGTCGTGCTCGATGTTGAAAACCGACTGCATTTCTGGCCCGAACACGATATGCCGATGCTCGTGCTGTGGGCGGTCGGGACTGTGCTAATCGGGTGGCTGACCTTCCGTCGACGGGGTGTCTAA
- a CDS encoding ABC transporter ATP-binding protein: protein MIEIRRLSKSFGAKRALDDLSFTAEPGRVTGFLGPNGSGKTTTMRILLGLETASSGEALVDGQPYRRIKNPLFHVGALLDARNAHPGRSGFDHLRALALTHAISSERVEFVLEEVGLSGVASRRVGGYSLGMRQRLGIAASMLGNPEVFVFDEPVNGLDPDGVMWFRELVRNFAAEGRTVLLSSHLISEVALTADHVVIVGRGKVLADTKLSELARLQGAERVLVRSSRASDLIAPLIALGALVERDDDTLTIQGASADDVGRHAAQLSIPLSELRTQVESLEDTYRRLTDSSVEYRQGA from the coding sequence TTGATTGAGATTCGTCGCCTCTCAAAGAGTTTCGGCGCCAAGCGTGCTCTCGATGACCTGAGCTTCACCGCGGAGCCAGGACGCGTCACCGGCTTCCTAGGACCGAATGGCTCCGGCAAGACGACAACGATGCGCATTCTGCTCGGGCTCGAGACGGCGAGTTCGGGCGAAGCTCTTGTAGACGGCCAACCCTATCGGCGAATCAAAAATCCGCTTTTTCACGTTGGTGCATTGCTGGATGCTCGCAACGCTCATCCGGGGCGCTCAGGATTCGACCACCTGCGCGCGCTTGCTCTCACCCATGCGATCTCGAGTGAACGCGTTGAGTTTGTGCTCGAAGAAGTCGGGCTCAGTGGGGTTGCCTCGCGACGGGTTGGCGGATACTCGCTTGGAATGCGGCAACGGCTCGGCATTGCGGCGTCGATGCTGGGCAACCCTGAAGTCTTTGTGTTTGATGAACCCGTGAACGGCTTGGACCCCGACGGCGTGATGTGGTTTCGAGAACTCGTTCGAAACTTCGCGGCTGAGGGTCGCACCGTGTTGCTCTCGTCTCACCTCATTAGCGAGGTCGCGCTCACCGCCGATCACGTCGTTATTGTGGGCCGCGGAAAGGTGCTCGCTGACACGAAACTGTCGGAGCTCGCCCGACTCCAGGGTGCAGAACGGGTGCTCGTTCGCAGCTCGCGGGCAAGTGATCTCATCGCTCCGCTCATCGCGCTCGGGGCGCTCGTTGAGCGCGACGATGACACCCTCACGATTCAGGGCGCCTCTGCTGATGACGTGGGGCGACACGCTGCGCAGCTCAGCATCCCGCTCTCAGAACTTCGCACTCAGGTCGAGTCGCTGGAAGACACGTATCGGCGGCTCACTGACTCCAGCGTCGAATACCGGCAGGGCGCGTGA
- a CDS encoding response regulator transcription factor has translation MEDIVLRSRVLLVDDESLVRAGLRMILEGSASLEVVGEAANGHEAIAAVRKVSPDVVLMDIRMPVMDGLAATEHLLAEHPELKIIVLTTFDTDAFVLSALRRGASGFLLKDTRPAELVDAVVQVASGRIMLSPSVTKQLVAAVGTPADTERRAAAARKLERLTPRENEMAAAIAQGLSNAEIAENFYLSVSTVKTHIARILDKLAVDNRVQIAICVHTAKS, from the coding sequence GTGGAAGATATAGTGCTTCGGAGCCGGGTGCTGCTCGTTGACGACGAATCTCTCGTGCGGGCAGGGCTGCGCATGATCCTCGAAGGCTCAGCCAGTCTGGAGGTCGTTGGAGAAGCGGCCAACGGACACGAGGCGATCGCCGCTGTTCGAAAGGTCAGCCCTGACGTTGTGCTGATGGACATTCGGATGCCAGTGATGGATGGACTTGCTGCCACCGAGCACCTGCTTGCCGAGCATCCGGAACTTAAAATCATCGTCCTCACGACCTTCGATACGGACGCGTTCGTTCTCAGTGCTCTGCGTCGAGGCGCTAGCGGCTTTCTCCTCAAAGACACGCGCCCTGCAGAACTTGTAGATGCCGTGGTTCAGGTTGCTTCAGGGCGAATTATGCTCTCGCCGTCAGTCACTAAGCAGCTAGTGGCCGCAGTCGGCACGCCCGCCGATACCGAGCGGCGGGCTGCTGCAGCCCGCAAGCTAGAGCGGCTAACGCCACGCGAAAACGAGATGGCAGCGGCGATAGCTCAGGGTCTCTCGAACGCTGAAATTGCCGAGAACTTCTATCTCAGTGTCTCCACCGTGAAAACGCACATTGCACGAATTCTCGACAAGCTCGCTGTCGACAACCGTGTTCAGATTGCGATTTGTGTTCATACCGCGAAGAGCTAG
- a CDS encoding sensor histidine kinase — MASEISPRIHSSRSGNFGGLVWRLVVVFSIGFVSFLVVYSQILDLVDAGDAEPPWFVPRMGIDVILGIAAFQLYPFRRRAPVVVVGVIVLISAVSVLASGAALLGVISLATRRRWREMAPISLLFIGASVLAEVTVPPADPLPLWQLLAFTLVVTGVLIVTGMYIGGRRELWAATLEKAASAERELQANLSEARANERASIAREMHDVLAHRLSLVAVQAGALEYRTDLSAEQVSAAAGVVRSNAHLALTELREVLGVLQDGGSATTPGSVRPQPTLANVDELLAECIDAGSSIDFEIDHATKRDLALLPESLSRHLYRLLQESLTNARKHATNQPIGVRIGGTRGERVTLRVKNSLASTVSDALPAVPPSGLGLAGLEERVRLAGGKVVATRNDDSFTVEAWLPWKI; from the coding sequence GTGGCTTCCGAAATCTCCCCGCGTATACACAGCTCCCGAAGCGGAAACTTCGGCGGGCTTGTGTGGCGACTTGTCGTGGTCTTCTCCATTGGATTCGTCAGTTTTCTCGTGGTGTATAGCCAGATTCTTGACCTCGTGGATGCTGGTGATGCGGAGCCGCCGTGGTTTGTCCCGCGAATGGGAATCGACGTGATTCTCGGTATCGCGGCATTTCAGCTGTACCCGTTTCGTCGGCGGGCTCCAGTGGTCGTCGTTGGCGTGATTGTGCTTATTTCCGCCGTCTCAGTGTTGGCTTCCGGCGCGGCGTTGCTGGGGGTGATTTCGCTCGCGACGCGACGCAGATGGAGAGAAATGGCCCCTATTTCTCTGCTCTTCATCGGCGCTTCGGTCTTAGCCGAAGTCACTGTGCCGCCGGCCGATCCCCTCCCGCTGTGGCAGCTGCTCGCTTTCACGCTTGTGGTCACCGGGGTACTAATCGTGACGGGAATGTACATCGGTGGGCGCCGGGAGCTCTGGGCAGCAACTCTTGAGAAGGCAGCGAGCGCTGAACGCGAACTGCAGGCAAATCTTTCGGAGGCCCGGGCGAATGAGCGCGCTAGTATCGCTCGCGAGATGCACGATGTGCTGGCGCACCGTCTGTCGCTCGTTGCAGTGCAAGCGGGAGCTTTAGAGTATCGAACCGATCTTTCGGCGGAGCAGGTATCGGCAGCTGCTGGCGTGGTGCGTTCGAATGCTCATCTCGCGTTGACGGAGCTCCGCGAAGTTTTGGGGGTGCTTCAGGATGGCGGGAGCGCCACGACTCCTGGCTCAGTGCGCCCCCAGCCAACGCTGGCGAATGTTGATGAGCTCCTCGCGGAGTGCATCGACGCAGGAAGCAGTATTGACTTCGAAATCGATCACGCCACGAAACGTGACCTAGCGCTGCTCCCCGAATCACTCAGCCGGCATCTGTATCGATTGCTTCAGGAGAGCCTGACGAATGCACGCAAACACGCCACTAATCAGCCCATCGGCGTTCGAATTGGCGGCACGCGGGGCGAACGCGTCACTCTTCGCGTGAAGAATTCTTTGGCGAGCACCGTGTCGGACGCCCTGCCGGCGGTGCCGCCTTCGGGGCTCGGCCTAGCCGGGCTCGAAGAGCGCGTGCGGTTAGCGGGAGGCAAAGTAGTTGCAACGCGCAACGATGACAGCTTCACGGTGGAGGCGTGGTTGCCGTGGAAGATATAG
- a CDS encoding CPBP family intramembrane glutamic endopeptidase, producing the protein MILSSSSADTPTPAPRQTASYAFHRLNRASPNYRWWRPFLVGLVASGIYLALFVSALLALVIVSLVFADVGAWFDEAVSSLEVIDLNDPVTFAAVMLSLILLLPVLVVANLLVGTRPAGLLSSVTGSLRWTWFARCVGIAAIVCSGGLLASFGILALSGQPLVVSPVNPNLALMLILIVLLVPFQAAAEEYVFRGYLMQTVGTWLKHPAFAIALPVPLFILGHDYELLGMIDVGVFAVAAGWLSWRTGGLEAAIALHIVNNVLIFALGMWGLVDVNASDSTIVGLAISLMTTAVFVVVVVRSSHRHSIARARIVSNSQ; encoded by the coding sequence GTGATTCTTTCTAGTTCTTCAGCGGACACCCCTACCCCCGCCCCTCGGCAGACGGCAAGCTACGCTTTCCATCGCCTCAACCGCGCCTCGCCGAACTACCGCTGGTGGCGACCGTTCCTTGTCGGCCTTGTTGCCAGCGGAATCTATCTAGCTCTCTTCGTGTCGGCGCTGTTGGCCTTGGTGATTGTGTCGCTAGTGTTCGCGGATGTCGGCGCATGGTTCGACGAAGCAGTCAGCTCGCTAGAGGTGATTGACCTCAATGACCCGGTGACGTTCGCGGCCGTCATGCTCTCGCTCATACTCTTGCTTCCGGTCTTGGTGGTCGCGAATCTTCTCGTGGGTACACGCCCCGCCGGATTGTTGTCATCGGTGACTGGCAGTCTCCGCTGGACTTGGTTCGCGCGCTGCGTTGGCATCGCAGCAATCGTCTGCAGCGGCGGATTACTCGCGAGCTTCGGTATTCTCGCGCTGAGCGGTCAGCCGTTAGTAGTGTCACCCGTCAATCCAAATCTCGCCCTCATGCTCATCCTCATCGTGCTTCTCGTGCCCTTTCAAGCCGCGGCGGAGGAGTACGTCTTTCGTGGCTACCTCATGCAGACTGTTGGCACTTGGCTGAAGCATCCTGCGTTTGCGATCGCGCTCCCGGTGCCGCTATTCATCCTTGGCCATGACTACGAACTCCTGGGCATGATCGACGTCGGAGTCTTCGCCGTCGCCGCCGGATGGCTTTCGTGGCGAACCGGCGGCCTCGAGGCGGCGATTGCGCTGCACATCGTCAACAACGTGCTCATTTTTGCGCTGGGCATGTGGGGGCTCGTCGACGTGAATGCGAGCGACTCGACCATTGTTGGTCTCGCCATCTCGCTGATGACGACGGCGGTATTCGTTGTTGTGGTCGTGCGATCGTCTCACCGCCACTCGATCGCGCGCGCGCGGATCGTCAGCAACTCGCAATAA
- a CDS encoding excinuclease ABC subunit UvrA produces the protein MASTSNLDSPSAHTADTHDVIRVRGARENNLSDVSLDIPKRRLTVFTGISGSGKSSLVFGTIAAESQRMINETYSAFLQGFMPSLARPDVDVLEGLTTAIIVDQERMGSNARSTVGTATDANAMLRIVFSRLGQPHVGSPQAFSFNVASISGAGAVTFEKAGVTTKERREFSITGGMCSTCEGRGTVNDIDLTQLYDDSKSLAEGALTIPNYTADGWMVRIFTESGFLDPDKPIKNYTKTELHDFLYKEPVKVKMQSINMTYEGLIPKIQKSMLSKDREAMQPHIRAFVDRAVTFTACADCGGTRLNDGARASKIAGINIAEACTMQISDLAEWVRGLKEPSVAPLLDALQQTLDSFVEIGLGYLSLDRPAGTLSGGEAQRTKMIRHLSSSLTDITYVFDEPTIGLHPHDIQRMNELLFRLRDKGNTVLVVEHKPETISIADHIVDLGPAAGTEGGQICFEGSFEELRQSDTVTGHHIDDRVSVKDEVRSPTAVMEVRGADTHNLKNVDVDIPLGTLVVVTGVAGSGKSSLIHGSVVPRDGVVSVDQAAIKGSRRSNPATYTGLLEPIRKAFAKANGVKPALFSANSEGACPNCNGAGVIYTDLGVMATVATPCEVCEGKRFMASVLEYKLGGRDISEVLGMSVAEAETFFGEGEARTPAAHAILDRLVDVGLGYLRLGQPLPTLSGGERQRLKLATQMADKGDIYVLDEPTTGLHLADVERLLGLLDRLVDSGKSVIVVEHHQAVMAHADWIIDLGPGAGHGGGSIVFEGTPADLVAAQSTLTGQHLAAYVARLS, from the coding sequence ATGGCCAGCACGAGCAACCTCGACTCTCCCAGTGCACACACGGCGGATACCCACGACGTGATTCGGGTGCGGGGCGCTCGTGAGAACAACCTCAGCGATGTAAGTCTCGACATCCCGAAACGCCGCCTCACGGTCTTTACGGGCATCTCGGGATCGGGCAAGAGTTCACTTGTCTTCGGCACGATTGCGGCAGAGTCGCAGCGCATGATCAACGAAACCTACAGCGCGTTTCTGCAGGGCTTTATGCCGTCGCTGGCCCGCCCCGACGTCGATGTTCTCGAGGGACTCACGACCGCAATCATCGTCGACCAAGAGCGCATGGGGTCTAACGCCCGTTCGACCGTCGGCACCGCCACCGACGCCAACGCGATGCTCCGTATCGTCTTCAGCCGCCTTGGCCAGCCCCACGTCGGCTCGCCGCAAGCCTTCTCATTCAACGTGGCATCCATTTCGGGCGCAGGCGCAGTCACTTTCGAGAAGGCCGGCGTCACTACCAAGGAACGGCGCGAATTCAGCATCACCGGCGGCATGTGCTCCACGTGCGAAGGCCGCGGCACCGTGAATGACATCGATCTCACGCAGCTCTATGACGACAGCAAGTCGCTCGCCGAAGGCGCGCTAACCATCCCGAACTACACCGCCGACGGCTGGATGGTGCGCATCTTTACCGAGTCAGGCTTCCTCGACCCCGACAAGCCCATCAAGAACTACACCAAGACCGAGTTGCATGACTTTCTCTACAAAGAGCCAGTCAAGGTAAAGATGCAGTCGATCAACATGACTTACGAAGGGCTGATCCCCAAGATTCAGAAGTCGATGCTGTCGAAAGACCGTGAAGCAATGCAGCCGCACATTCGCGCTTTCGTCGATCGGGCCGTCACGTTCACGGCCTGCGCCGATTGCGGTGGCACCCGCCTCAACGATGGCGCACGAGCATCCAAGATCGCCGGCATCAACATCGCGGAAGCCTGCACCATGCAGATTAGTGACCTCGCCGAGTGGGTGCGCGGCCTCAAAGAACCGTCCGTCGCTCCGCTGCTTGATGCGCTGCAGCAGACGCTCGATTCCTTCGTTGAGATCGGCCTCGGGTATTTGTCCCTCGATCGCCCGGCCGGAACCCTCTCGGGCGGTGAAGCCCAGCGCACCAAAATGATCCGCCACCTCAGTTCGTCACTCACCGACATCACGTATGTCTTCGATGAGCCGACGATTGGGCTCCACCCGCACGATATTCAGCGGATGAACGAACTCCTGTTTCGCCTGCGCGACAAGGGCAACACGGTTCTCGTCGTTGAGCACAAGCCCGAAACTATTTCGATTGCCGATCACATTGTCGATTTGGGGCCGGCTGCGGGCACCGAAGGTGGCCAAATCTGCTTCGAAGGCAGCTTCGAGGAGCTACGCCAGAGTGACACCGTCACGGGACACCACATCGACGACCGGGTCTCGGTCAAAGACGAGGTGCGCTCCCCCACCGCCGTGATGGAAGTTCGGGGCGCCGACACCCACAATCTCAAGAATGTGGATGTCGACATCCCGCTGGGCACTCTGGTGGTCGTGACGGGAGTGGCCGGGTCTGGCAAGAGTTCGCTCATCCACGGATCTGTGGTGCCCCGAGACGGCGTTGTGTCCGTCGATCAGGCGGCAATTAAGGGTTCACGCCGCAGCAACCCCGCGACGTACACCGGGCTGCTCGAGCCGATTCGCAAGGCATTCGCTAAGGCCAACGGCGTCAAACCAGCCCTCTTCAGCGCTAACTCCGAAGGTGCCTGCCCCAACTGCAACGGGGCGGGCGTTATTTACACCGACCTTGGGGTCATGGCGACTGTCGCTACCCCGTGTGAGGTCTGCGAAGGCAAGCGTTTCATGGCCTCGGTGCTCGAGTACAAGCTCGGTGGGCGCGACATCAGCGAGGTGCTCGGGATGTCCGTGGCCGAGGCCGAAACCTTCTTCGGCGAAGGCGAGGCGCGCACTCCCGCGGCCCACGCCATCCTCGATCGACTCGTCGATGTCGGGCTCGGCTACTTGCGTCTTGGGCAGCCGCTGCCCACGCTCTCGGGTGGGGAACGTCAACGCCTCAAGCTCGCCACCCAAATGGCAGACAAGGGTGACATCTACGTTCTGGATGAACCGACCACGGGTCTGCACCTAGCCGACGTCGAGCGCCTCCTCGGACTCCTCGATCGCCTTGTGGATTCGGGAAAGTCCGTGATCGTCGTCGAACACCATCAGGCAGTCATGGCTCACGCTGACTGGATCATCGATCTCGGTCCGGGCGCCGGTCACGGCGGTGGCTCGATCGTCTTTGAGGGCACGCCAGCCGATCTCGTCGCGGCTCAGTCGACGCTCACTGGCCAGCACTTGGCCGCCTACGTAGCTCGGCTCTCCTGA
- a CDS encoding VOC family protein, with protein sequence MRLSSAVMFVSDLDRSIAFYCDLLGLTCSVRDESAALLVCGEGYELYLRGKHAHPSRVSGAVGLQYLIWSADSVEELQRCEEVLRRQSRHVRREHLDGFDVVEGRDPDHLAVMVVFPGPDQAARHVIIPRIYSW encoded by the coding sequence GTGCGTCTCTCATCTGCAGTCATGTTCGTGTCCGACCTCGACAGATCAATTGCGTTCTATTGTGACCTTCTTGGGCTTACCTGCTCTGTGCGGGACGAATCCGCAGCGCTCCTCGTCTGCGGGGAAGGTTATGAGCTCTATCTGCGCGGTAAGCACGCTCACCCGAGTCGAGTCTCGGGTGCTGTTGGTTTGCAGTACCTCATTTGGAGCGCAGACAGCGTGGAGGAGTTGCAGCGCTGCGAGGAAGTCCTCAGACGCCAGTCACGCCATGTGCGTCGAGAACATCTCGACGGTTTCGACGTTGTCGAAGGTCGAGACCCCGACCACTTGGCTGTGATGGTCGTCTTCCCTGGGCCTGATCAAGCTGCACGGCACGTGATCATTCCGCGAATCTATAGCTGGTAG